The proteins below are encoded in one region of Myxococcales bacterium:
- a CDS encoding N-acetylmuramoyl-L-alanine amidase, with amino-acid sequence MPVRTFLDDGTARFASKGKRTRATELVIHETVTRSVDSTIAVLKKRGLSVHLVLGPDGALTQHGDLASDVLWHAGPAHNGPSFGVEVVNPYYPRLLRKGLPWERSIKAPWAHEGLYVLPTPAQAEAVASLVRWATSAPAPGLEVPRRWPGLRAASFQLGPLAEASKALPGVLAHHYFGHADGAWLVLYAWLRLEVGLAPDVAFEEAVRRSTGVRRAADVRDLLPATPVA; translated from the coding sequence GTGCCCGTCCGGACGTTCCTCGACGACGGCACGGCGCGCTTCGCGTCGAAGGGCAAGCGCACGCGCGCGACCGAGCTCGTCATCCACGAGACCGTCACGCGCAGCGTCGATTCGACGATCGCCGTGCTGAAGAAGCGCGGGCTCAGCGTGCATCTGGTCCTGGGACCGGACGGCGCGCTGACCCAGCACGGCGACCTCGCGAGCGACGTGCTCTGGCATGCGGGGCCCGCGCACAACGGCCCGTCGTTCGGCGTGGAGGTCGTGAACCCATACTACCCGCGGCTCCTCCGCAAGGGCCTCCCGTGGGAGCGGAGCATCAAGGCTCCGTGGGCACACGAGGGGCTGTACGTGCTGCCGACGCCCGCCCAGGCCGAGGCGGTGGCCTCGCTCGTGCGGTGGGCGACGAGTGCGCCGGCGCCGGGCCTCGAGGTGCCGCGTCGCTGGCCAGGGCTGCGTGCCGCGAGCTTCCAGCTCGGGCCGCTCGCCGAGGCAAGCAAGGCGCTACCCGGCGTGCTCGCGCACCACTACTTCGGACACGCCGACGGCGCGTGGCTGGTCCTCTACGCGTGGCTGCGTCTCGAGGTCGGGCTCGCTCCGGACGTCGCGTTCGAGGAGGCGGTGCGGCGCTCGACGGGCGTGCGTCGCGCCGCTGACGTTCGAGACCTGCTTCCCGCCACGCCCGTGGCCTGA
- a CDS encoding phage tail protein, with product MSTLELPALYVDSVALVVSTPRLVVVNRDPSPGETGVPVDATLALELIDTGADGVNRASVHVWVDGVLAFDGGALPEITAAFAGPLAGATQTADTLRVVLHPVVPMASLATVSVRVAGQTVGGAASVDEVYSFVVEDRTAPRVVGAQALAQKTVRVAFDEPVLLPGGSSFVLTPMGAPAVPLAVVASAIDGSVVLLTLDTEMTPDVVHEVVALGVTDLFGNVVLAPYDRATFTGFRPARPQTRRFDLWRMLPKHNRRDDQTGDLFRFIACLQEVTDLLLADVDRWPDIFDFERAPEAFLDLILRDLGNPFPFELDTMGKRRLASVLVEMYRQKGTAKGIQNAIRFFLGIDISAISPFNADTLILGESELGIDWVLGPSDRFARYAFNVEVARILADRERRQLRAIVEYLKPAHTHFVDLVEPLPPILPNHWELGLSDLGETTDLH from the coding sequence ATGAGCACGCTCGAGCTTCCCGCGCTCTACGTCGACAGCGTCGCGCTCGTCGTGAGCACGCCGCGGCTGGTGGTCGTGAACCGTGACCCGAGCCCGGGCGAGACCGGCGTGCCCGTCGACGCGACGCTCGCCCTCGAGCTGATCGACACCGGCGCGGACGGCGTGAACCGAGCCAGCGTGCACGTCTGGGTCGACGGGGTGCTGGCCTTCGACGGCGGCGCGCTGCCGGAGATCACCGCCGCCTTCGCCGGCCCGCTCGCCGGCGCCACGCAGACGGCGGACACGCTTCGCGTCGTGCTGCACCCGGTGGTTCCGATGGCGAGCCTCGCCACGGTCTCGGTGCGCGTGGCCGGGCAGACGGTGGGCGGTGCCGCCTCCGTCGACGAGGTGTACTCGTTCGTCGTCGAGGACCGGACGGCGCCGCGGGTCGTCGGAGCGCAGGCGCTCGCGCAGAAGACGGTGCGCGTCGCCTTCGACGAGCCCGTCCTGCTCCCGGGCGGCTCGAGCTTTGTCCTGACGCCGATGGGAGCGCCGGCCGTGCCGTTGGCCGTCGTGGCTTCGGCCATCGACGGCAGCGTCGTGCTGCTCACGCTCGACACCGAGATGACCCCGGACGTCGTGCACGAGGTCGTGGCGCTCGGCGTCACGGACCTGTTCGGCAACGTCGTCCTCGCGCCTTACGACCGCGCGACCTTCACGGGGTTCCGCCCCGCGCGACCGCAGACGCGCCGCTTCGACCTCTGGCGGATGCTCCCCAAGCACAACCGCCGCGACGATCAGACCGGGGACCTTTTCCGGTTCATCGCCTGCCTGCAGGAGGTGACCGACCTGCTGCTGGCCGACGTGGATCGCTGGCCGGACATCTTCGACTTCGAGCGCGCGCCCGAGGCCTTCCTCGACCTCATCCTCCGCGACCTCGGCAACCCGTTCCCGTTCGAGCTCGACACCATGGGGAAGCGCCGACTCGCGTCGGTGCTCGTCGAGATGTACCGGCAGAAGGGGACGGCGAAGGGCATCCAGAACGCGATCCGCTTCTTCCTCGGCATCGACATCTCGGCCATCTCGCCGTTCAACGCCGACACGCTCATCCTCGGCGAGTCCGAGCTGGGCATCGACTGGGTCCTCGGGCCCTCGGACCGCTTCGCCCGGTACGCCTTCAACGTCGAGGTCGCGCGCATCCTGGCCGATCGCGAGCGCCGGCAGCTCCGCGCCATCGTCGAGTACCTCAAGCCCGCGCACACCCACTTCGTCGATCTGGTCGAGCCGCTCCCGCCCATCCTGCCGAACCACTGGGAGCTGGGTCTCAGCGACCTGGGGGAGACCACGGACCTGCACTGA
- a CDS encoding baseplate J/gp47 family protein: MATLPESVDYTDKDFDALRARLIALVKSVFPDWTDFDVASFGNLLVELYAFVGDVLTFYQDNLARESRLVTATQRKSVMALAKMLGYRLQGAQAATADVLVQLVRPPAASVTIPAGTVLRTQEVTEPVRFQLLAPAVIAPGADPPRVVAVVENSKTYTQLFDARGLADLELHLDYAPYLDGSALVTTPQGAFTEVDSFLDSRANDRHLVVAVDQNDRATLRFGNGVSGMPPSGTVSVTYKTGGGSVGNVDADRIVVIEGAFKDAYGNPVQVSVRNPLPASGGADRQTVASAKLLAPESLRALTRTVAREDFEINARRLPSVARALMLTSNEDPTIAENTGILYVIPQSTAGAAVPTPALKNLVLRQVTEVYPCTLTFQVSVQDPVYRVIDVAARLFLRQGFAGSDVRDRVRANLASYFRVSEQDGTPNPLVDFGFNIKDAEGNAVGEIAWSDLFNVIRDTPGVRKMGDARLDLTLNGLPADVKLNVREFPVLGTVTLRNGDTGELL, from the coding sequence GTGGCCACGCTGCCCGAGTCCGTCGACTACACCGACAAGGATTTCGACGCCCTTCGGGCGCGGCTGATCGCGCTTGTGAAGAGCGTCTTCCCGGACTGGACGGACTTCGACGTCGCGAGCTTCGGGAACCTGCTGGTCGAGCTCTACGCCTTCGTCGGCGACGTGCTCACGTTCTACCAGGACAACCTCGCTCGCGAGTCGCGCCTCGTGACCGCCACGCAGCGCAAGAGCGTGATGGCCCTCGCGAAGATGCTCGGCTACCGGCTGCAGGGCGCGCAGGCCGCGACCGCCGACGTCCTTGTGCAGCTCGTGCGCCCTCCGGCCGCGAGCGTCACCATCCCGGCCGGCACCGTGCTGCGCACGCAGGAGGTCACCGAGCCGGTCCGCTTCCAGCTGCTCGCGCCCGCCGTCATCGCCCCGGGAGCCGACCCGCCGCGCGTCGTCGCCGTGGTCGAGAACTCGAAGACGTACACCCAGCTCTTCGACGCGCGCGGCCTCGCCGACCTCGAGCTGCACCTCGACTACGCCCCGTACCTCGACGGCTCCGCGCTCGTGACCACACCGCAGGGCGCGTTCACCGAGGTCGACAGCTTCCTCGACTCGCGCGCCAACGACCGCCACTTGGTCGTGGCCGTCGACCAGAACGACCGCGCCACGCTGCGCTTCGGCAACGGCGTGAGCGGCATGCCCCCGAGCGGCACGGTCTCGGTCACCTACAAGACGGGCGGCGGCAGCGTCGGGAACGTCGACGCAGACCGCATCGTCGTCATCGAGGGTGCCTTCAAGGATGCGTACGGCAACCCGGTGCAGGTCTCCGTCCGCAACCCGCTGCCCGCCTCGGGCGGCGCCGATCGCCAGACGGTGGCCTCCGCGAAGCTGCTCGCCCCGGAGAGCCTGCGCGCGCTCACGCGCACGGTCGCGAGGGAGGACTTCGAGATCAACGCGCGCAGGCTCCCGAGCGTCGCGCGGGCGCTGATGCTCACCTCGAACGAGGACCCGACCATCGCGGAGAACACGGGCATCCTCTACGTCATCCCGCAGTCGACGGCGGGAGCGGCAGTACCGACGCCCGCGCTGAAGAACCTGGTGCTGCGGCAGGTCACCGAGGTCTACCCGTGCACGCTGACCTTCCAGGTGAGCGTGCAGGACCCGGTCTACCGAGTCATTGATGTCGCTGCGCGCCTCTTCCTGCGCCAGGGCTTCGCCGGCAGCGACGTGCGTGACCGGGTGCGCGCGAACCTCGCGAGCTACTTCCGCGTCAGCGAGCAGGACGGCACGCCCAACCCGCTCGTCGACTTCGGCTTCAACATCAAGGACGCCGAGGGGAACGCGGTCGGCGAGATCGCCTGGTCAGATCTGTTCAACGTCATCCGCGACACGCCCGGCGTGCGCAAGATGGGCGACGCACGCCTCGACCTGACGCTCAACGGGCTGCCCGCCGATGTGAAGCTGAACGTGCGCGAGTTCCCGGTGCTCGGAACCGTGACCCTTCGCAACGGCGACACGGGGGAGCTGCTCTGA
- a CDS encoding phage late control D family protein: MTELVDRSGPGVRITVLSNERAPSGEPLNLDGRIIGFTYEDAERQADKVSLQLDNFDLALFDREELIGGATLEVSWGYPGNMAPPRRVVVKKLKGFQTLTIEGQATSVLMNREAKTRAWTNKSRSDVAKEIAAEHGYEGEFADVEDSSEVLDTINQTAETDARFLRRLAAREEFEYFVDDGGLHWRSRNQASAPSHVLTWFSDPGRGDIISLNVESDLSRRTGRVEVRGRDPLTKATIESRASSSTVERATLSDVLEVVDPETGSSSLQERNATTSVHPTSAPTPAAAERESAARFRRAERETVKLSMQVVGDPTLRAKEVLEVRGISGLLSGKYYVTEAKHVISSSGYVVELKLTRDGTGARRQAGAAAQGQPQGGSPNRATPAEGGAMTEVEVIDPASGASHVEYRRDGRAIGAEDPEAGMSVPR, translated from the coding sequence ATGACCGAGCTCGTCGACCGAAGCGGGCCCGGTGTCCGCATCACCGTGCTCTCGAACGAGCGGGCTCCGAGCGGCGAGCCGCTCAACCTCGACGGCCGCATCATCGGCTTCACCTACGAGGACGCCGAGCGCCAGGCCGACAAGGTCTCGCTCCAGCTCGACAACTTTGACCTCGCGCTCTTCGACCGCGAGGAGCTGATCGGCGGCGCCACACTCGAGGTGTCCTGGGGCTACCCGGGCAACATGGCCCCGCCGCGCCGGGTGGTCGTGAAGAAGCTCAAGGGCTTCCAGACGCTGACCATCGAGGGCCAGGCCACCAGCGTGCTGATGAACCGCGAGGCCAAGACGCGCGCGTGGACGAACAAGTCGCGCAGCGACGTGGCCAAGGAGATCGCCGCCGAGCACGGCTACGAGGGCGAGTTCGCGGACGTCGAGGACTCGAGCGAGGTGCTCGACACCATCAACCAGACCGCCGAGACGGACGCACGCTTCCTCCGGCGCCTCGCTGCACGGGAGGAGTTCGAGTACTTCGTCGACGACGGCGGGCTCCACTGGCGCTCGCGGAACCAGGCGAGCGCGCCGAGCCACGTGCTCACCTGGTTCTCCGACCCGGGGCGAGGCGACATCATCTCGCTCAACGTCGAGTCGGACCTCTCGCGCCGGACAGGGCGCGTCGAGGTGCGCGGGCGCGACCCGCTGACGAAGGCGACGATCGAGTCGCGGGCAAGCAGCAGCACCGTCGAGCGCGCCACGCTCAGCGACGTCCTCGAGGTCGTGGACCCCGAGACGGGCTCGTCGTCGCTGCAGGAGCGCAACGCGACGACGAGCGTCCACCCGACCTCGGCGCCGACGCCGGCCGCCGCGGAGCGAGAGTCGGCTGCGCGCTTCCGCCGCGCCGAGCGCGAGACGGTGAAGCTCTCGATGCAGGTCGTGGGCGATCCGACGCTGCGCGCGAAGGAGGTGCTCGAGGTGCGCGGCATCTCCGGACTGCTCTCGGGCAAGTACTACGTGACCGAGGCGAAGCACGTCATCTCGTCCTCCGGCTACGTCGTGGAGCTGAAGCTCACGCGCGACGGCACCGGGGCTCGGCGACAGGCCGGGGCCGCTGCGCAAGGCCAGCCCCAGGGGGGCTCGCCCAATCGCGCGACCCCTGCAGAGGGCGGCGCGATGACCGAGGTCGAGGTCATCGACCCGGCGAGCGGTGCGTCGCACGTCGAGTACCGGCGCGACGGGCGCGCCATCGGCGCCGAGGACCCAGAGGCCGGCATGAGCGTGCCGCGATGA
- a CDS encoding peptidoglycan-binding protein: MSLDAALARAPRCLLVNVTSGESLECLFNPTQVTEKLQVNWNRLAVPGLSHQVLQFQSTANRQLSGVEFYLDRFFAAEQPGDVNILDFRAFLRALTVPPEGTEGVAATAPPRVIFIWPSVVTVECVVASVEFQYKQLAVDGMVLVYTASVSFEEILDTRVTSEELREEVE, from the coding sequence GTGTCGCTCGATGCTGCTCTCGCCCGCGCTCCTCGCTGCCTGCTCGTGAACGTCACGAGCGGGGAGTCGCTCGAGTGCCTCTTCAACCCGACGCAGGTGACCGAGAAGCTGCAGGTGAACTGGAACCGCCTCGCGGTGCCCGGGCTCTCGCATCAGGTGCTGCAGTTCCAGAGCACGGCGAACCGGCAGCTCTCGGGCGTCGAGTTCTACCTCGACCGCTTCTTCGCCGCCGAGCAGCCGGGCGACGTGAACATCCTCGACTTCCGAGCGTTCCTGCGCGCGCTCACGGTGCCCCCCGAGGGCACCGAGGGCGTGGCCGCGACGGCGCCGCCCCGCGTCATCTTCATCTGGCCGAGCGTCGTCACCGTCGAGTGCGTCGTCGCCAGCGTGGAGTTCCAGTACAAGCAGCTCGCCGTCGACGGGATGGTGCTCGTCTACACGGCGAGCGTCTCCTTCGAGGAGATCCTCGACACGCGCGTGACCAGCGAAGAGCTGCGCGAGGAGGTCGAGTGA
- a CDS encoding phage tail tape measure protein, with protein sequence MALNNLGLGFVFTARDLASGAISNLERNFTSLDRRVGLGTENIQSAFQQLGVGLAVFTAGAATVGAAFSLANAAGRFEQSIAAVAAVSGATAVELEQLRGAAIDAGIATQFSPTEATMGLRELAQAGFNAQESMQLLIPVLDLAAGSLGELSPQQAAGLASQAMKAFGISTDQASISVDRMLQAVNVFALNASELPMALGTASRGAQALHQSLSETLIALGLVKNVIPGVERASTATAVAMERLADPQVQQRLRGIGVAVVDSQGGFRAFLDVLGDMAPALDRMSESQRSAFLLQAFGREALGGVNAILTQVTSGIRTNTGETVRGAQAIAYLRDQFENAGGTAARFREQMLNTFEGQKRLLAGSLETLAIVAGEPFAQVFRPLVTIVVDVVNAVLGVFRQLPAPVKRAFAAFVVGAGAVVAMVGAVIAAKAGIALLIIGLKAAGITLGGLLATILPAVLIFGVLALAVAGFVVAFRNNVGGIADFFQGVGARISLAFRGLTQLFDQGGFSGAVRDELNRAENQGLKDFLINVFLWVNRIRNFFAGIATGFSAGIEAARPTIDAFMNALRRLGTALGFLSERDDAGTASSRFREFGLTGERVGRVLATVFELIVQAMTAVVEVAEGVAQGWEWISAGGSVLWSALSQLGSKIQEVINYMFGSTSATQQNGSAWTALGNVIAFVIGWIISAIGVLVSIVSAAVAVISAAIQIVMSVFSGLADVITGVVFIIGGIFTGSWSDIWMGMKLVAFGVVDAIIGVVLELAGAIAGVVDALTGLFGEGTHWQQGIRDFRDSLRADMAEGMGVQDLTFTRPTRPGTAAPGAPASDAMSSMPAVAAMAPAIPASFPMTPAAPAASPPITVNLQVDGTTLATAVHRADRDSATRSFSPVPAY encoded by the coding sequence ATGGCGCTCAACAACCTCGGCCTCGGCTTCGTCTTCACCGCGCGTGACCTGGCCTCCGGGGCCATCTCGAACCTCGAGCGGAACTTCACGAGCCTCGACCGCCGCGTCGGGCTCGGCACCGAGAACATCCAGAGCGCCTTCCAGCAGCTCGGCGTCGGCCTCGCGGTCTTCACGGCCGGCGCCGCCACGGTGGGTGCAGCGTTCTCGCTCGCCAACGCCGCAGGTCGCTTCGAGCAGTCGATCGCCGCGGTCGCCGCCGTGTCCGGCGCCACCGCCGTGGAGCTGGAGCAGCTCCGTGGGGCGGCCATCGACGCGGGCATCGCCACGCAGTTCTCGCCCACCGAGGCGACGATGGGGCTCCGCGAGCTCGCGCAGGCAGGCTTCAACGCGCAGGAGTCGATGCAGCTCCTCATCCCCGTGCTCGACCTCGCCGCAGGTTCGCTCGGGGAGCTGTCGCCGCAGCAGGCGGCGGGGCTCGCCTCGCAGGCGATGAAGGCCTTTGGCATCTCGACGGACCAGGCCTCGATCTCGGTCGACCGCATGCTGCAGGCGGTCAACGTCTTCGCGCTCAACGCGAGCGAGCTGCCCATGGCGCTCGGCACCGCCTCGCGCGGAGCCCAGGCGCTGCACCAGTCGCTCTCCGAGACGCTCATCGCCCTCGGCCTCGTGAAGAACGTCATCCCCGGTGTCGAGCGCGCCTCGACGGCGACGGCGGTGGCGATGGAGCGTCTGGCGGACCCGCAGGTGCAGCAGCGGCTTCGTGGCATCGGCGTCGCCGTGGTCGACAGCCAAGGCGGCTTCCGCGCGTTCCTCGACGTGCTGGGCGACATGGCGCCGGCGCTCGATCGCATGAGCGAGTCGCAGCGCTCGGCCTTCCTGCTGCAGGCCTTCGGGCGCGAGGCGCTCGGAGGCGTGAACGCCATCCTCACGCAGGTCACGAGCGGCATCCGCACGAACACCGGCGAGACCGTCCGCGGCGCCCAGGCCATCGCGTACCTGCGCGACCAGTTCGAGAACGCTGGCGGCACGGCCGCGCGCTTCCGCGAGCAGATGCTCAACACGTTCGAGGGGCAGAAGCGGCTCCTCGCGGGGTCCCTCGAGACGCTCGCGATCGTCGCGGGCGAGCCCTTCGCGCAGGTCTTCCGTCCGCTCGTCACCATCGTCGTCGACGTGGTGAACGCCGTGCTCGGCGTCTTCCGCCAGCTGCCCGCGCCGGTGAAGCGCGCCTTCGCGGCGTTCGTCGTGGGAGCCGGTGCGGTCGTCGCGATGGTCGGCGCCGTCATCGCTGCCAAGGCCGGCATCGCGCTGCTCATCATCGGGCTCAAGGCGGCGGGCATCACGCTCGGCGGCCTGCTCGCGACGATCCTGCCGGCGGTGCTCATCTTCGGCGTGCTCGCGCTCGCGGTCGCCGGCTTCGTCGTCGCCTTCCGGAACAACGTCGGCGGCATCGCGGACTTCTTCCAGGGCGTGGGAGCGCGCATCTCGCTCGCCTTCCGCGGGCTCACGCAGCTCTTCGACCAGGGCGGCTTCTCGGGCGCCGTGCGCGACGAGCTGAACCGCGCCGAGAACCAGGGGCTGAAGGACTTCCTCATCAACGTGTTCCTCTGGGTGAACCGCATCCGGAACTTCTTCGCGGGCATCGCGACGGGGTTCTCCGCGGGCATCGAGGCCGCGCGCCCGACGATCGACGCATTCATGAACGCGCTGCGGCGCCTCGGGACGGCGCTCGGCTTCCTCTCGGAGCGGGACGACGCAGGGACGGCCTCGTCGCGGTTCCGCGAGTTCGGCCTCACCGGCGAGCGGGTCGGCCGCGTGCTCGCGACCGTGTTCGAGCTGATCGTCCAGGCGATGACGGCCGTGGTCGAGGTCGCCGAGGGCGTTGCGCAGGGCTGGGAGTGGATCAGCGCTGGCGGCTCGGTGCTCTGGAGCGCGCTCTCGCAGCTCGGCTCGAAGATCCAGGAGGTCATCAACTACATGTTCGGCAGCACCTCGGCGACGCAGCAGAACGGCAGCGCCTGGACCGCGCTCGGCAACGTCATCGCCTTCGTCATCGGCTGGATCATCAGCGCCATCGGCGTGCTCGTGTCGATCGTCTCGGCGGCCGTCGCCGTCATCAGCGCAGCCATCCAGATCGTGATGTCGGTCTTCTCGGGCCTCGCCGACGTCATCACCGGCGTCGTCTTCATCATCGGCGGCATCTTCACCGGCAGCTGGAGCGACATCTGGATGGGCATGAAGCTCGTCGCCTTCGGAGTCGTCGACGCCATCATCGGCGTGGTGCTCGAGCTGGCCGGTGCCATCGCGGGCGTGGTCGATGCGCTCACCGGACTCTTCGGCGAGGGCACCCACTGGCAGCAGGGCATCCGCGACTTCCGCGACTCGCTCCGCGCCGACATGGCCGAGGGCATGGGCGTGCAGGACCTGACGTTCACGCGCCCGACGCGACCGGGGACCGCGGCGCCCGGCGCACCGGCGAGCGACGCCATGTCGTCGATGCCCGCGGTCGCGGCGATGGCGCCCGCCATCCCCGCGTCCTTCCCGATGACGCCAGCCGCGCCGGCCGCGTCGCCGCCCATCACCGTCAACCTCCAGGTCGACGGCACGACCCTCGCCACCGCGGTCCATCGAGCGGACCGCGACTCGGCCACCCGCTCGTTCTCGCCGGTCCCGGCGTACTGA
- a CDS encoding phage tail protein, translating into MTVIGNPRSFHKKFKFIVEIDDVGHAGFQKCSELSVEVANVQYFEGGSLIPNKSPGRLTFSDVTLERGATEDRDLFDWFQDVAITSSGLGLTDVNYKRNLDVVQQDRDGVTLRRWSLSRAWPIKFVAGEWDNESDENVIEQVTLTYDFFELVQ; encoded by the coding sequence ATGACCGTCATCGGCAACCCGCGCAGCTTCCACAAGAAGTTCAAGTTCATCGTCGAGATCGACGACGTCGGCCACGCTGGCTTCCAGAAGTGCAGCGAGCTGTCCGTCGAGGTCGCGAACGTCCAGTACTTCGAGGGCGGCTCGCTCATCCCGAACAAGAGCCCCGGCCGCCTCACGTTCTCCGACGTGACCCTCGAGCGCGGCGCCACCGAGGACCGCGACCTCTTCGACTGGTTCCAGGACGTCGCCATCACGTCGAGCGGCCTCGGGCTCACCGACGTGAACTACAAGCGCAACCTCGACGTCGTGCAGCAGGACCGCGACGGCGTGACCCTGCGCCGCTGGTCGCTCTCGCGCGCGTGGCCGATCAAGTTCGTCGCCGGCGAGTGGGACAACGAGAGCGACGAGAACGTCATCGAGCAGGTCACGCTCACGTACGACTTCTTCGAGCTGGTGCAGTGA
- a CDS encoding phage tail protein, with the protein MSGQLLSSKVVIVEEEPKVRGIPSAPTSVAGAVGLTERGPIGQAVLCSSFDEFQTKFGGFTPDSDLALAAMGFFENGGSQLWVVRTAHYTDVATPASVTAVRAAGFLVAGGGPTPGVLLGAAAGPFVLVDGDLIRLAVDGGADVDAVFNGSAAAMAAGGAGPYALADGMTLLLRVDNGLEQAVAFSSADFADIINATATEVAAAINAVIVGGRATTPGGIVRLASDTEGTSSRVQVTGGTANAVLAFPGAASVGGGNVANLRAVDVFEVKTVVEAAMPTVVVAPGIGGVLDVRTVATGPAASVQARAATAAAFGLDTTLHTGAASGTANAVRVEGKDPGAYANRIDAEVRAATNGSPTAFDLLVVEDGVYREAFPNVSMNPDDARYVDRVVNDPRTGSLYVRAIDQLLVGMPVPPPQTVSLAGGGDGLVGLDDNDFIGSDVGKTGLHALDQVQELTLLLVPGRATPAVHNAMVRYAEVDRDGAVFAVLDPPANQSATDIVTYVATTASLENLSEFAAVYWPRVKVLNPAKSVFGSSEQLVVPPSGIVAGVYSRTDSARPGGVYDPPAGIDAGRMFGVLGFETDEVLEERKRDLVYPHRINPLTTGPGLPRYIDGSRTLKGDGNFPYIAERRGVIFIERSLKQGLEFARHKNNTEGLRAQVRRTITAFLLAQMNNGAFRSREPAKAFFVDVSDQLNTPTVIFAGQLIARVGLATNKPAEFIILRISQDTRALEAELAAAGV; encoded by the coding sequence GTGAGCGGACAGCTCCTGTCGTCCAAGGTCGTCATCGTCGAGGAGGAGCCGAAGGTTCGCGGCATCCCCTCGGCTCCCACGTCCGTCGCGGGTGCGGTCGGGCTCACCGAGCGCGGGCCCATCGGGCAGGCCGTGCTTTGCTCGTCGTTCGACGAGTTCCAGACGAAGTTCGGCGGCTTCACGCCCGACTCGGACCTCGCGCTGGCCGCGATGGGCTTCTTCGAGAACGGCGGCAGCCAGCTCTGGGTGGTCCGCACGGCGCACTACACCGACGTCGCCACGCCCGCCTCGGTCACCGCCGTGCGCGCTGCCGGCTTCCTCGTGGCTGGTGGTGGCCCCACGCCGGGCGTGCTGCTCGGCGCCGCCGCGGGTCCCTTCGTGCTCGTCGACGGCGACCTGATCCGTCTCGCCGTGGATGGCGGCGCCGACGTGGATGCCGTCTTCAACGGCTCGGCGGCCGCCATGGCCGCAGGCGGCGCAGGCCCGTACGCGCTCGCCGACGGCATGACGCTGCTCCTCCGGGTCGACAACGGCCTCGAGCAGGCGGTCGCATTCTCGTCGGCGGACTTCGCCGACATCATCAACGCCACGGCGACCGAGGTCGCGGCGGCGATCAACGCCGTCATCGTCGGAGGGCGCGCCACGACGCCGGGCGGCATCGTCCGCCTCGCGAGCGACACCGAGGGCACCTCGAGCCGAGTGCAGGTCACGGGCGGCACCGCGAACGCCGTCCTGGCGTTCCCTGGCGCCGCGTCGGTGGGCGGCGGCAACGTCGCGAACCTCCGCGCCGTGGACGTCTTCGAAGTGAAGACCGTCGTCGAGGCGGCGATGCCGACCGTCGTGGTCGCGCCCGGCATCGGCGGCGTGCTCGACGTCCGCACCGTCGCCACCGGCCCGGCCGCGAGCGTGCAGGCGCGCGCAGCGACGGCTGCGGCGTTCGGGCTCGACACGACGCTTCACACGGGCGCGGCCTCCGGCACCGCCAACGCGGTGCGCGTCGAGGGCAAGGACCCCGGCGCGTACGCGAACCGGATCGACGCCGAGGTCCGAGCCGCGACCAACGGCTCGCCGACCGCGTTCGACCTCCTCGTCGTCGAGGACGGCGTCTACCGCGAGGCCTTCCCGAACGTCTCGATGAACCCCGACGACGCCCGCTACGTGGACCGCGTCGTGAACGACCCGCGCACGGGCTCGCTCTACGTGCGCGCGATCGACCAGCTCCTCGTCGGCATGCCGGTGCCGCCCCCGCAGACCGTCTCGCTGGCTGGCGGCGGTGACGGTCTCGTCGGGCTCGACGACAACGACTTCATCGGCTCCGACGTGGGCAAGACCGGGCTCCACGCGCTCGACCAGGTGCAGGAGCTGACGCTGCTGCTCGTGCCGGGGCGCGCCACGCCGGCGGTCCACAACGCGATGGTCCGCTACGCCGAGGTGGACCGCGACGGCGCCGTCTTCGCGGTGCTGGACCCTCCGGCGAACCAGAGCGCGACGGACATCGTGACCTACGTCGCGACGACGGCGTCGCTCGAGAACCTCTCGGAGTTCGCGGCCGTCTACTGGCCCCGCGTGAAGGTGCTCAACCCGGCCAAGAGCGTCTTCGGGTCGTCCGAGCAGCTCGTCGTCCCGCCCTCGGGCATCGTCGCCGGCGTCTACTCGCGCACCGACTCCGCGCGCCCTGGCGGCGTCTACGACCCGCCCGCGGGGATCGACGCCGGGCGCATGTTCGGCGTGCTCGGCTTCGAGACGGACGAGGTGCTCGAGGAGCGCAAGCGCGACCTCGTGTACCCGCACCGCATCAACCCGCTCACCACGGGGCCCGGGCTGCCGCGCTACATCGACGGCTCGCGCACGCTCAAGGGGGACGGCAACTTCCCGTACATCGCCGAGCGTCGAGGCGTGATCTTCATCGAGCGAAGTCTCAAGCAGGGGCTCGAGTTCGCGCGGCACAAGAACAACACCGAGGGGCTCCGCGCGCAGGTGCGGCGCACGATCACGGCGTTCCTCCTCGCGCAGATGAACAACGGGGCGTTCCGCTCGCGAGAGCCGGCCAAGGCCTTCTTCGTCGACGTCTCCGACCAGCTGAACACCCCCACCGTCATCTTCGCCGGCCAGCTCATCGCTCGGGTGGGCCTCGCCACGAACAAGCCGGCCGAGTTCATCATCCTTCGCATCAGCCAGGACACGCGGGCCCTCGAGGCCGAGCTGGCTGCGGCGGGCGTGTGA